A genomic window from Sulfurimonas paralvinellae includes:
- the rfbA gene encoding glucose-1-phosphate thymidylyltransferase RfbA yields the protein MKGIILAGGSGTRLYPVTRSVSKQLLPVYDKPMIYYPLSVLMLAGIREILVITTPQDIENFKELLGDGHNWGVKLHYAVQSSPDGLAQAFIIGESFIGNDSVCLILGDNIFYGNEFIMTLREAAKIKQGAKIFGYRVRDPHRFGVVEFDKNMNVLSIEEKPKNPKSNFAVTGLYFYDNDVIEIAKSVKPSARGELEITSINEEYLKRGTLKVELLGRGFAWLDTGTHDSLLDAGRFVQTIEYRQGYKIACLEEIAYNNGWIDKQKVLEIAKPLSKNSYGEYLKELVDDE from the coding sequence ATGAAAGGTATTATTCTAGCAGGGGGAAGCGGTACGAGACTCTATCCTGTCACTCGTTCAGTCAGTAAGCAGTTATTGCCTGTATATGATAAACCGATGATATATTATCCTTTATCAGTGTTAATGTTGGCAGGTATACGGGAAATACTTGTAATAACGACACCTCAAGATATTGAAAATTTTAAAGAATTGCTTGGAGATGGACATAATTGGGGTGTGAAACTTCACTATGCTGTACAGTCTTCTCCCGATGGTTTGGCTCAAGCATTTATTATTGGTGAGTCTTTTATCGGTAATGATAGTGTTTGTCTTATTTTAGGAGATAATATTTTTTATGGAAATGAATTTATTATGACATTACGAGAAGCTGCTAAAATAAAACAAGGTGCTAAAATATTTGGGTATAGAGTTCGTGACCCTCATAGATTTGGTGTTGTTGAGTTTGATAAAAATATGAATGTTTTAAGTATTGAAGAGAAACCGAAAAATCCAAAATCAAATTTTGCTGTAACCGGATTATATTTTTATGATAATGATGTTATTGAAATTGCAAAAAGTGTAAAGCCGTCAGCTAGAGGAGAATTGGAGATTACTTCTATTAATGAGGAGTATCTAAAAAGAGGTACATTAAAAGTAGAACTGTTGGGTCGTGGATTTGCTTGGCTTGATACAGGTACACATGATAGTTTACTTGACGCAGGAAGATTTGTTCAAACAATTGAATATAGGCAAGGTTATAAAATAGCCTGTTTGGAAGAGATAGCATATAATAATGGCTGGATCGATAAACAGAAAGTACTGGAAATAGCAAAACCACTTAGTAAAAATAGTTATGGGGAGTATCTCAAGGAGTTGGTAGACGATGAATAA
- a CDS encoding DegT/DnrJ/EryC1/StrS family aminotransferase, translating to MIKYEDLKQVNRILFRRYEESFRNFLESGWYILGNNVSSFEEAFAAFCTTKECVGVASGLDALTLAIDAFDFEQGNEIIVPSNTYIATILAIVRSGMKPVLVEPDIHSYNIDPSKIEEKITDKTRAILVVHLYGKMCDMDSITAIADQYKLKIIEDCAQAHGAMYKGKKAGSFGVGCFSFYPTKNLGALGDGGAIVAEDETYVQKLKSLRNYGSTKKYYNDEIGYNSRLDELQAGFLSIKLEILDEITQHKRDLAQVYMQNLDNRVIKPICEDDYFDVYHIFNIRHSKRDALQKYLLDNNIETQIHYPVAPHEQKAYRSILDGDYPISKAIHDTTLSLPISYFHTKEDVHRVCEVINDWEYL from the coding sequence ATGATTAAATATGAAGATTTAAAACAAGTAAATAGAATACTTTTTCGACGCTATGAAGAGAGCTTTCGTAATTTTTTAGAGAGTGGCTGGTATATCCTTGGAAATAATGTTTCATCGTTTGAAGAGGCATTTGCTGCATTTTGTACTACAAAAGAATGTGTAGGAGTTGCTTCTGGTCTTGATGCACTGACATTAGCTATTGATGCTTTTGATTTTGAGCAGGGAAATGAAATTATTGTGCCTTCCAATACATATATTGCAACTATTCTTGCCATTGTTCGTAGTGGAATGAAACCTGTTTTGGTTGAACCTGATATTCATAGTTATAATATTGATCCTAGTAAAATAGAAGAGAAAATAACGGATAAGACAAGAGCTATTTTAGTTGTTCATCTTTACGGAAAAATGTGTGATATGGATAGTATAACAGCAATAGCTGATCAATATAAACTGAAAATTATAGAAGATTGTGCACAAGCACATGGTGCAATGTATAAAGGAAAAAAAGCAGGAAGTTTTGGAGTGGGATGTTTTAGTTTTTATCCGACAAAAAATCTTGGCGCCTTGGGTGATGGCGGTGCAATTGTAGCTGAAGATGAAACATATGTACAAAAGTTAAAGTCACTTAGAAATTATGGAAGTACAAAAAAATATTATAATGACGAGATAGGATATAATTCACGTTTAGATGAACTTCAAGCAGGTTTTTTATCTATAAAACTTGAAATACTTGATGAAATTACACAGCACAAAAGAGATCTTGCTCAAGTTTACATGCAAAATCTGGATAATCGTGTGATTAAACCAATTTGTGAAGATGATTATTTTGATGTTTATCATATTTTTAATATTCGGCATTCCAAAAGAGATGCACTTCAAAAATATCTTTTAGATAATAATATAGAAACGCAGATACATTATCCTGTTGCACCGCATGAACAAAAAGCTTATAGAAGTATTTTAGATGGAGATTATCCAATCAGTAAAGCAATTCATGATACAACACTAAGTTTGCCTATTTCATATTTTCATACAAAAGAGGATGTTCATAGGGTGTGTGAGGTAATTAATGATTGGGAGTATTTATAA
- a CDS encoding glycosyltransferase family 4 protein: MKNKKVLLELCMSPDLGGLELYMVRAAKALKDRFKVISIINKNGKLEQYYEDGKDSYIALEKKSNLLIFGAAKQLANIIDEKNVDVIHVHWTKDLPLVVLSKLLSKKRPKVVQTRNMTMTRFKDDFYHRFLYKNIDLMLPVTYQVKEQLEKFIPQDIRPQIEVLYMGSDKPELLEAPELKAFKEKTGLREDIFNIGMVGRINEAKGQYLLIEALSKMQQKNAEVFFVGHEMDKGYIQKLQKMAADLGVGSRVHFLGFMKNPHHFFQACDVIVMASRRETFGLVVIEAMQMGTAVVGSNSGGVVEIIDDEKTGLLFEMGNSDDLARKLERLQNDEALLNTIAHAGMMKCQEKFSNYLQFEKLGSILQGIV; the protein is encoded by the coding sequence ATGAAAAATAAAAAAGTCCTTTTAGAATTATGTATGTCCCCTGATTTAGGTGGTTTGGAACTTTATATGGTGCGTGCAGCAAAAGCTTTAAAAGATAGATTTAAAGTAATCTCTATTATCAATAAAAATGGTAAATTAGAACAATATTATGAAGATGGAAAAGATAGTTATATTGCTCTTGAAAAAAAATCCAATCTTTTAATATTTGGTGCGGCAAAACAGTTGGCTAATATTATCGATGAAAAGAATGTGGATGTAATTCATGTACACTGGACAAAAGACTTGCCTCTCGTAGTGCTTAGTAAGCTGCTTTCCAAGAAGAGACCGAAAGTCGTACAAACACGTAATATGACGATGACACGTTTTAAAGATGATTTCTATCATCGATTTTTATATAAAAATATTGATTTGATGCTGCCTGTAACTTATCAAGTAAAAGAGCAGTTAGAAAAGTTCATACCGCAAGATATACGCCCCCAAATAGAAGTGCTCTATATGGGTTCAGATAAGCCTGAGCTTTTAGAAGCACCTGAATTAAAAGCATTTAAAGAAAAAACAGGCCTGCGTGAGGATATTTTTAATATTGGTATGGTTGGGCGAATAAACGAAGCAAAAGGGCAATATTTACTTATAGAAGCACTTTCCAAAATGCAACAAAAAAATGCTGAAGTGTTTTTTGTAGGACATGAAATGGACAAAGGCTATATTCAAAAACTACAAAAAATGGCAGCTGATTTAGGTGTAGGATCACGTGTACATTTTTTGGGTTTTATGAAAAATCCACATCATTTCTTTCAGGCATGTGATGTAATTGTAATGGCATCAAGACGTGAGACATTTGGACTTGTTGTCATCGAAGCTATGCAGATGGGTACTGCAGTAGTTGGTTCCAATAGCGGCGGTGTTGTTGAGATTATCGATGATGAAAAAACCGGTTTGCTTTTTGAAATGGGCAATAGTGATGATTTAGCACGAAAACTTGAAAGACTACAAAATGATGAAGCGCTATTAAATACTATTGCTCATGCAGGTATGATGAAATGTCAAGAGAAGTTTTCTAATTACTTACAGTTTGAGAAGTTAGGTTCAATTTTACAGGGGATAGTATGA
- a CDS encoding glycosyltransferase family 2 protein: MKITANIITLNEEKNIEKVIKSVQTVCDEVLVVDSLSSDKTCEIAESLGAKVIKQPYLGDGGQKAFGAPLAENDWILSIDADERLDVNAIEAIKSLDLKNTPYDAFSFARKTYVGKQFVRLWYPDRVIRLYNRKKCGFSTVGGHAKVETTNVKDLDADMLHFSYANFGEMIKTSHKFITRGAKLAFEDGKRASRFDPFLHGTGALFKTLILKRGMFDGLVGWNVAMISAFSSYMKYALMVEMQENEK; encoded by the coding sequence ATGAAAATTACTGCAAATATTATTACTCTTAATGAAGAAAAAAATATAGAAAAAGTCATTAAGTCCGTGCAAACAGTCTGTGATGAGGTGTTGGTTGTAGATTCGCTCAGTAGTGATAAAACATGCGAAATAGCCGAGTCGCTCGGTGCAAAAGTTATAAAACAACCTTATCTTGGTGATGGTGGACAAAAGGCATTCGGTGCGCCATTAGCTGAAAATGACTGGATTCTCAGTATTGATGCGGATGAGAGACTTGATGTAAATGCTATAGAAGCTATAAAAAGTTTAGATTTGAAAAATACGCCTTATGATGCTTTTAGTTTTGCAAGAAAAACATATGTTGGAAAGCAGTTTGTCCGGTTGTGGTATCCTGATAGAGTAATACGACTTTATAATCGTAAAAAATGTGGTTTTTCAACAGTTGGCGGACACGCAAAAGTAGAGACTACAAATGTAAAAGATTTAGATGCCGATATGCTTCACTTCTCCTATGCAAATTTTGGTGAGATGATTAAAACTTCTCATAAATTTATAACTCGCGGTGCGAAATTGGCCTTTGAAGATGGAAAACGGGCGAGCAGATTCGATCCTTTTTTACATGGAACCGGTGCACTGTTTAAGACGTTGATTTTAAAGAGAGGCATGTTCGATGGTTTGGTTGGCTGGAATGTGGCTATGATATCGGCTTTTAGTTCTTATATGAAATATGCTTTAATGGTGGAGATGCAAGAAAATGAAAAATAA
- a CDS encoding PIG-L family deacetylase, which yields MFYIIFLFVLFYLVIIVKRAKQYKYNTKEDYLYDLEKNFIQNINLNDKIHLTNDKYDTLFLQIKIKPSFFSYFIQPCITINGVKHFFEYGAAGIRYVNFSHAGETTEIKGNISLQSKSARLYGYKNNIDLENDTILILAPHADDAELAAFGLYKSAKNVTIVTITAGESGVCNYCDLYKNNKEKSALKKGSLRTFDALTVPMLGNIPYTNSLTLGYFGSSLQKMAENPRQAVKSKIDTIENMEPFRKVSHAKVKLDNNVLPTYTSLLKDLNDLITQLNPNIIITPHSQIDSHADHKQTTYAVRNILKRTHKKIKFLLYTNHLVKSEIYPLGDIHSAVTLPPNSKKFDFDSIYSFALDEELQIDKLFALEAIHDLKDSTIQISLKKSLIHLKKMFMRVITGKDKSYFRRAVRANELFFISDKPL from the coding sequence ATGTTTTATATCATTTTTCTTTTTGTATTATTTTATCTTGTAATAATTGTTAAACGAGCAAAACAGTATAAATACAATACAAAAGAAGATTATCTTTACGACTTAGAAAAAAACTTTATTCAGAATATAAATCTAAATGATAAAATTCATCTGACAAATGACAAATATGACACACTTTTTTTACAAATAAAAATCAAACCAAGTTTTTTTTCTTACTTTATTCAACCCTGCATAACTATCAATGGTGTAAAACATTTTTTTGAATATGGTGCGGCAGGTATTCGCTATGTGAATTTCTCTCACGCAGGGGAAACAACAGAAATAAAAGGTAATATATCACTTCAATCAAAATCTGCTAGGCTTTATGGGTATAAAAATAATATAGATCTAGAAAATGACACTATTCTTATTCTTGCTCCTCACGCAGATGATGCAGAACTTGCAGCTTTTGGACTCTACAAATCAGCAAAGAATGTAACAATTGTTACTATTACAGCAGGCGAAAGCGGAGTTTGTAACTATTGCGATCTTTATAAAAACAATAAAGAAAAAAGTGCTTTAAAAAAAGGATCCTTGAGGACTTTTGATGCACTTACTGTTCCAATGCTTGGAAATATACCTTATACGAATTCACTAACATTGGGCTATTTTGGCTCAAGTTTACAAAAAATGGCTGAAAATCCCAGACAAGCTGTAAAGTCAAAAATAGATACTATTGAGAATATGGAACCATTTCGCAAAGTCTCTCATGCAAAGGTAAAGTTGGACAACAATGTTTTACCTACCTATACTTCTTTATTAAAAGATCTCAACGATCTTATTACACAACTTAATCCAAATATTATTATCACACCTCATTCACAAATAGACTCTCACGCAGATCATAAACAAACAACATATGCAGTGAGAAACATACTGAAAAGAACTCATAAAAAAATAAAATTTCTTTTATACACCAATCATCTGGTCAAAAGTGAAATATACCCACTTGGGGATATACACTCAGCCGTCACTCTTCCACCAAACTCTAAAAAATTTGATTTTGACTCTATCTATTCCTTTGCACTCGATGAAGAACTTCAAATTGATAAACTCTTTGCACTTGAAGCCATACATGACTTAAAAGACTCTACAATACAGATATCTCTTAAAAAATCATTGATTCATTTGAAAAAAATGTTTATGAGAGTTATTACGGGTAAGGACAAAAGTTATTTTAGAAGAGCAGTTCGTGCAAACGAGCTCTTTTTTATAAGTGATAAACCTCTTTAA
- a CDS encoding glycosyltransferase: protein MRVAVVVRSLKIGGMERSAINIAQAFADEGHESHLIYFRSKNAALKPKENVYLHHFDIEKFMKLSVIGLVWMIYCKLANILIRHSYFFWHGMFASWIFKYKIYQLERKYGKFDLIILRGQGTFESVWMLKDDRLKQVSVSMFIFTGGIIKNFFLRRLYDQKHIIAISNGIKRKIEEVAKIAHFQPKSLNVIYNPMDVALVRQRALEYVPDIDEEYILYFGRITPNKNVGLLIDAYNYAKTKLSLNKKLVIIGNGPKYEDIKKQIQSYSLEDDIIMLGALSNPYPWVKAAKLVVFTSKAEGLGNVLLETLACHTPIVSVKTVGGPEDIMCGELRHYRVDFDKEVLATKIVEVLKNGVDIDFDKYLQKFQPAFVVQRFKEVYHL, encoded by the coding sequence ATGCGAGTAGCAGTTGTCGTGAGAAGTTTGAAAATAGGTGGTATGGAACGTTCTGCTATTAATATTGCGCAAGCTTTTGCTGATGAAGGTCATGAAAGCCATCTTATATATTTTAGAAGTAAAAATGCTGCCTTGAAACCAAAAGAGAATGTTTATTTACATCATTTTGATATAGAAAAATTTATGAAACTTTCTGTTATTGGATTAGTCTGGATGATTTATTGTAAATTAGCAAATATATTAATACGACATAGTTATTTTTTTTGGCATGGAATGTTTGCATCATGGATATTTAAATATAAAATATATCAACTTGAACGTAAATATGGTAAGTTTGACCTTATTATATTAAGAGGTCAGGGAACTTTTGAATCAGTTTGGATGTTGAAAGATGATAGGCTTAAACAGGTCTCCGTAAGCATGTTTATTTTTACAGGCGGTATCATTAAAAACTTTTTTTTAAGGCGATTGTATGATCAAAAGCATATTATTGCTATCTCAAATGGCATTAAAAGAAAAATAGAGGAAGTCGCAAAAATTGCACATTTTCAGCCAAAATCGCTCAATGTGATTTATAATCCTATGGATGTTGCGCTAGTGAGACAAAGAGCATTAGAGTATGTGCCGGATATTGATGAGGAGTATATTTTATATTTTGGAAGGATAACACCAAATAAAAATGTTGGCTTGCTTATTGATGCGTATAATTATGCAAAAACAAAACTCTCTCTTAATAAAAAATTGGTTATTATTGGGAATGGACCTAAATATGAAGATATAAAAAAGCAGATTCAAAGTTATTCGTTAGAAGATGATATCATAATGCTTGGAGCACTTTCGAATCCTTATCCTTGGGTTAAAGCAGCTAAGTTAGTTGTTTTTACTTCAAAAGCTGAAGGCTTGGGAAATGTTTTACTTGAGACATTGGCCTGTCATACTCCTATAGTCTCAGTGAAAACCGTTGGTGGTCCAGAAGATATCATGTGTGGTGAATTACGTCACTACAGGGTTGATTTTGATAAAGAAGTTTTGGCAACAAAAATTGTTGAAGTTTTGAAAAATGGGGTAGATATTGACTTCGATAAATATCTTCAGAAGTTTCAGCCGGCATTTGTTGTGCAAAGATTTAAAGAGGTTTATCACTTATAA
- a CDS encoding lipopolysaccharide kinase InaA family protein: MSYKIQLNPKYSQFKEELISIQKTFQTSNESIHKARNELKIIEFHGIKCVVKSFKVPHIINRVAYTFFREGKAKKSFLNAMKLLELDVPTPEPIGIIEFFSAGLLRESYFISVYEPYDFTIREVFHHKVKNTEQILKEFADFTYAIHQKGVWHVDYSLGNILITQENKHYKFSLVDINRMNFKNITPQEGLKNFNKFWPKYEEDLPIIAREYAKLTNIDEDQAIHTITTESKKLEDIVNLKRKLKAK; encoded by the coding sequence TTGTCTTATAAGATACAATTAAATCCTAAATATAGTCAGTTTAAAGAAGAACTCATTAGCATTCAAAAAACTTTTCAAACTTCCAATGAAAGTATTCATAAAGCAAGAAATGAGCTAAAGATTATAGAGTTCCATGGTATCAAATGTGTCGTCAAATCTTTTAAAGTTCCTCATATAATTAACCGTGTTGCTTACACTTTTTTTAGAGAAGGAAAAGCTAAAAAATCTTTCTTAAATGCAATGAAACTACTGGAGTTAGATGTCCCCACGCCAGAACCCATAGGCATCATAGAATTTTTCTCTGCAGGGTTACTGCGTGAGAGCTATTTTATATCTGTATATGAACCCTATGATTTTACAATCCGTGAAGTTTTTCATCATAAAGTAAAAAATACTGAGCAGATTTTAAAAGAGTTTGCAGATTTTACCTATGCTATACATCAAAAAGGTGTTTGGCATGTGGATTATTCACTTGGAAATATTCTTATCACACAAGAAAATAAGCACTATAAATTTTCACTTGTTGACATCAATAGAATGAATTTTAAAAATATTACACCACAAGAAGGTCTTAAAAACTTTAACAAGTTTTGGCCAAAATATGAAGAAGATCTTCCAATAATTGCAAGAGAATATGCAAAACTTACAAATATAGATGAAGATCAGGCCATACATACAATTACTACGGAATCTAAGAAGCTTGAAGACATTGTCAATTTAAAACGTAAACTAAAAGCTAAATAA
- a CDS encoding nucleotide sugar dehydrogenase, whose amino-acid sequence MNITIAGTGYVGLSNAILLAQNNNVIALDIIPEKVALINQEKSPIEDTEIEAYLPKAIQSGKLKATIDKEKAYKNADFVIIATPTDYDPITNTFNTKSIEMVIKDILQINPNALMIIKSTIPIGYVLETRKKFNIENLIFSPEFLREGKALYDNLHPSRIVVGEKTQRAQTFANLLLEGAEKKDVPLLFTNPTEAEAIKLFANNYLAMRVAYFNELDSYALATDLSAEEIITGIGYDPRIGLHYNNPSFGYGGYCLPKDTKQLVANYKNANVPNAVIEAIVVSNTIRKEFIAEQIIKQLGNKKIVGIYRLIMKEGSDNFRSSAIEDIINYLKSKKVEVIIYEPVLKENKHDGLEVIAELQNFKNRSDVIVANRLSKELLDVSEKVFTRDIFNSDS is encoded by the coding sequence ATGAATATAACAATAGCGGGAACAGGTTATGTTGGACTTTCCAATGCTATACTTTTAGCACAGAACAACAATGTGATAGCATTGGATATTATTCCAGAAAAAGTCGCGCTTATAAACCAAGAGAAAAGCCCAATTGAAGATACAGAGATAGAGGCTTACCTTCCAAAAGCCATACAATCTGGAAAGTTAAAAGCGACAATAGATAAAGAGAAAGCTTACAAAAATGCTGATTTTGTAATTATTGCGACACCTACAGATTATGATCCTATTACAAATACATTTAACACAAAAAGTATTGAAATGGTTATTAAAGATATACTACAGATCAATCCAAATGCTTTAATGATAATAAAATCAACTATTCCAATAGGTTATGTACTTGAAACTCGCAAAAAATTCAATATTGAAAACCTCATATTCTCTCCAGAATTCCTTCGTGAGGGAAAAGCACTTTATGACAACCTTCATCCCAGTAGAATAGTTGTAGGAGAAAAAACACAAAGAGCACAGACTTTTGCAAATTTACTTCTCGAAGGAGCAGAAAAAAAAGATGTACCTCTACTTTTTACCAATCCAACTGAAGCAGAAGCTATCAAGCTTTTTGCCAATAACTATCTTGCTATGAGAGTTGCATATTTTAATGAACTTGATTCTTATGCTTTAGCGACAGATCTCTCAGCAGAGGAAATTATCACAGGCATTGGATATGATCCTAGAATTGGTCTTCACTATAATAATCCAAGTTTTGGATATGGGGGGTACTGTCTTCCAAAAGACACAAAACAACTTGTGGCAAACTACAAAAATGCCAATGTTCCAAATGCTGTCATTGAAGCGATTGTGGTTTCTAATACAATTAGAAAAGAATTTATTGCTGAACAAATTATAAAACAACTCGGCAATAAAAAAATTGTTGGAATTTATAGACTTATAATGAAAGAAGGTAGTGATAATTTTAGAAGTAGTGCTATAGAGGATATCATCAACTACTTAAAATCAAAAAAGGTTGAAGTTATTATCTACGAGCCTGTTTTAAAAGAGAATAAACACGACGGGCTTGAAGTTATAGCAGAGCTTCAAAACTTTAAAAATCGTAGCGATGTCATAGTAGCCAACAGACTCTCAAAAGAGCTTCTTGATGTTAGCGAAAAAGTTTTCACAAGAGATATTTTCAACAGTGATAGCTAA
- a CDS encoding glycosyltransferase family 9 protein, giving the protein MNILVVRTDKLGDFITALPSMYVLKHYNANNKIIALVAPLNKALTQNCDFIDEVIVDDGKSSVFELSRKIKELHIDTSVTLFSNTRVALAQFLARIPSRYAPATKIAQIFYNHRVKQRRSEVKMAEFEYNLALAREVFPDIILEYPKPLLRFNDAKELYVKFSQEHGITKEVVAFHVGFGGSSDANWNLDEYEELIRAMLTQKKYQIVLTFGPDEIALKEDMSERLKNEDVIFYPSNDGIVNFAKLISNFKLFVSTSTGTYHLASLVGTATLTFFGDSNFASSKRWKSIGDEKLQKHYMLPQDEAKRKEMFEEVKKELCNL; this is encoded by the coding sequence ATGAATATATTAGTTGTACGAACAGATAAATTAGGTGACTTCATAACAGCATTGCCGAGTATGTATGTGCTGAAACATTATAATGCCAATAATAAAATCATTGCTCTGGTGGCTCCTTTAAACAAAGCTCTTACTCAGAATTGTGACTTTATTGATGAGGTAATTGTTGATGATGGCAAAAGTTCTGTTTTTGAACTCTCACGCAAGATAAAAGAGCTGCATATTGATACTTCTGTGACACTTTTTTCCAATACACGTGTAGCCTTGGCACAGTTCTTAGCAAGAATTCCCTCACGCTATGCACCTGCAACGAAAATCGCACAAATATTTTACAATCATAGAGTTAAACAACGACGTTCAGAGGTGAAAATGGCGGAGTTTGAGTACAATTTGGCACTGGCTCGTGAAGTATTTCCTGATATAATTTTGGAATATCCAAAGCCGCTGCTCCGATTCAATGATGCAAAAGAGCTCTATGTGAAATTTTCTCAAGAACATGGCATTACAAAGGAAGTAGTTGCTTTTCATGTCGGTTTTGGCGGTTCATCTGATGCCAACTGGAACTTGGATGAGTATGAAGAACTTATACGAGCAATGCTTACGCAGAAGAAATACCAGATAGTGCTTACGTTCGGCCCTGATGAAATAGCATTGAAAGAAGATATGAGTGAGCGGCTTAAAAATGAGGATGTGATTTTTTACCCCTCGAATGACGGCATTGTTAATTTTGCAAAACTGATAAGTAACTTTAAACTTTTTGTCTCAACATCTACGGGAACCTATCATTTAGCGTCTTTGGTTGGTACAGCAACACTGACATTTTTTGGAGATTCAAACTTTGCAAGTTCCAAACGTTGGAAAAGTATAGGCGATGAAAAACTGCAAAAACACTATATGCTGCCGCAGGATGAAGCTAAGAGAAAAGAGATGTTTGAAGAAGTGAAAAAGGAACTATGTAATTTATAG
- a CDS encoding glycosyl hydrolase, translating to MKEPFAWDDYSDQPALLKNRAYKKTMRKRESRSLLYTIVSSLLFIPLSLLAMPFVKRKEIDTSKFFSLVVDFEREPSLTQELIDELGVESILLRLKLWEMHKLPELKNFIQNNSNKKIILKIMQDREHVEDLKLLQKNLETIFTELQQNVNVFEIGSTINRSKWGFFSVREYLHFYKVAYDLKKSDFPNIELIGSGVIDFEFHYTAHTLFNFCKCKYDGIASLLYVDRRGAPENTQLGFSLIDKIALLSTMVWLSPKTKQKLYITETNWPISSTAPYAPTSEYECVSEELYADFMLRYYLLAFATQQVDSVSWHQLIAPGYGLIDNREGIRKREAYDTYKYMLNILKTAQFLRLDIKRGYYIIQFWVNEQLLQIHWSMNETTLKNEDFFEVYSKTGQKIEDEILEIGSSPLYIFITKEVGQKVNASERI from the coding sequence ATGAAAGAACCTTTTGCATGGGATGATTATTCCGACCAGCCGGCACTACTGAAAAATAGAGCATACAAAAAAACGATGCGCAAACGTGAGAGCCGATCTTTACTTTACACTATCGTTTCTTCTTTGCTATTTATTCCTCTCTCACTTTTGGCCATGCCTTTTGTCAAGCGTAAAGAGATAGATACGAGCAAATTTTTCTCTCTAGTTGTTGACTTTGAGAGAGAGCCTTCCCTCACGCAGGAGCTTATTGACGAGCTTGGAGTTGAGAGTATCTTACTGCGTCTTAAACTTTGGGAGATGCATAAACTGCCTGAACTTAAAAATTTCATTCAAAACAACAGCAATAAAAAGATCATCTTAAAAATCATGCAAGACCGAGAGCATGTAGAAGATCTGAAACTTTTACAAAAAAACCTAGAAACCATTTTTACAGAGTTACAGCAAAACGTAAATGTTTTTGAGATCGGCTCAACAATAAACCGTTCAAAATGGGGGTTTTTCTCTGTAAGAGAGTATCTGCATTTCTACAAAGTCGCCTATGATCTTAAAAAATCAGATTTTCCAAATATAGAACTTATCGGCAGCGGTGTTATCGACTTTGAATTCCACTACACGGCTCACACACTTTTTAACTTTTGCAAATGCAAATACGACGGCATTGCTTCGTTACTCTATGTTGACAGACGCGGTGCACCGGAAAATACACAACTTGGATTTAGCCTTATAGATAAGATAGCACTTCTAAGTACTATGGTATGGCTTTCACCAAAGACGAAACAAAAACTCTACATCACGGAGACAAACTGGCCCATAAGCAGCACTGCTCCCTATGCACCTACGAGCGAATATGAGTGCGTGAGCGAAGAGCTGTATGCTGACTTCATGCTGCGTTACTATCTTTTGGCGTTTGCCACACAACAAGTTGACAGTGTCTCATGGCATCAGCTTATCGCTCCGGGGTACGGACTGATCGACAATCGAGAAGGCATTAGAAAACGAGAAGCTTATGATACGTACAAGTATATGCTCAATATCTTGAAAACTGCTCAATTTTTGCGACTTGATATCAAAAGAGGCTACTATATCATACAGTTCTGGGTCAATGAACAGCTGTTGCAAATCCACTGGTCCATGAATGAAACCACACTCAAAAATGAAGACTTCTTTGAAGTTTATTCAAAAACAGGACAAAAGATAGAAGACGAGATACTTGAGATCGGCTCTTCTCCTCTGTATATCTTTATCACCAAAGAGGTCGGTCAAAAAGTTAATGCAAGTGAGCGAATATGA